In the genome of Aequorivita sp. H23M31, the window CGTTGGGGGCATTTGAACAGAGATTATTCTATTCTTACCCGCGTACAAGCTTTTGCGCTGGATGCACATTTCACTTTGGAACAAGTGGGCCGAAATAGCAAGGGACATTTTATCAACTTCAACGGGACTGCTGGAGTCTGGCGAAAAGAATGTATTCTGGATGCAGGCAATTGGGAGGGAGATACTTTAACGGAAGATTTAGACCTCAGTTATAGAGCTCAGTTAAAAAAATGGAAGTTTAAGTATTTGGAAGAAGTAGAAACTCCTGCCGAACTCCCTGTAGTTATAAGCGCGGCACGGTCCCAACAATTCCGGTGGAATAAAGGCGGTGCGGAGAATTTCCAGAAAATGGCTGGTAGGGTTTTAAAAAGTCACGATCTCTCAGCAAAAACGAAAATTCATAGCTTTTTACATCTGCTGAATAGTACAATGTTTTTAAATATTTTGATCGTTGCCATTCTTAGTATTCCTATGCTTTACATTAAAAATGAATATGCACATTTAAAGGTTTACTTTTACGTGATGACTTTCTTCGTTATCAGCACCATTATCTTCTTTATATGTTATTGGTTCACCTATAAATCGATATATGGTGGCGGATTTAAAGACTTTTTGAAGTATATTGGAATGTTTTTCGTCTTCTTCTCCGTGGCGATGGGATTTTCTCTTCATAATTCTATTGCAGTAATAGAAGGGCATTTTGGAAAGAAAAGTGAATTTATCCGCACGCCGAAATTCAATCTAAATGAATTGAACAAAAGTTGGAAAGAAAATATATATCTCTCCAGGAATATTTCTGCCAATGTTATTTTTGAAGGAATATTGATGTTGTATTTCGCTTTTGGAATGTACAGCGCTTTTATTGTAGGAGATCAAGGTGGGGATTTTGGACTTTTCCCCTTTCACCTGATGCTTTTCTTGGGGTTTGGGTTTGTGTTTTTTAAATCTTTGACTTCCAAAGCCTAACTCTATGGAAAAGCTTTCACGCAGAGTAACGCTGAGGTAAACGCTGAGATTCGCAGAGGAATTAGATTAAATTGATATTAGGAATAGAAAACAATCCTAAGGTTTTTCAACATAGTCTTTTACATCCATTAGATTTAATCCACCATAGTTGCCACTACTCATCAGAAGCAAGCAGGTATTTTCATAATCCTGGGAGTATAGATAAGTCTTAAAATCTGCGGGATTGGTGAAAACTACTAGATCGTCACGATCAAAGGCTTCTTCTATTTGCTCTTGTTTAATTTCTTTTAATTGTTTGATCATTACCGCCTGGGGCGAATAAAAAACAACAGCTGTATCAGCAGAGTCTAGCGTTCCTCGATATTCTTTTAGAAAATCCGGAGATAGACTACTATAGGTGTGAAGTTCCAAACAAGCTATTAATTTCCTATTGGGATATTGATTTTTCACTGCATCGGTTGTAGCTTTTACTTTACTCGGTGAGTGGGCATAATCCTTATAAGCAACTGCAGTTTTGGTCTCAGCTATTTTCTCCAAACGTTTGCTCGCACCTTTAAAAGTGGCGATGGCTTCATAAAAGTCATCAGCATCTATGCCCATTAATTGGCATATCCATCGCGCTCCTTCAAGATTGTTTAAGTTGTGCCCTCCGAAAATTTCGATGGGCATTGGACCTTCGGGTGTTTCCAAAAAGGTGATCCCATCCTTTACTGAATATTTAGGAGTTTTATAGGGATATTTTTTAATTGGATTTGTGGAGGCTTCGACAATTCGTGTTACTTCCAAATCTTCTTCATTATAAACAATCGAACCGCCATTGGTAATTTCATTTAAAAATATTTCGAATTGTTCTACATAATTCTCATAGGTAGGAAAAACATTTACGTGATCCCAGGCGATTCCGCTCAATAAAGCGATATTCGGTTTATAAAGATGGAATTTCGGCCGTCTGTCAATTGGAGAAGACAGATATTCGTCTCCTTCAATTACCATAAAATCGTTGTCGTCGGTCATTTTAACCATGGTATCAAAACCTTCCAGTTGAGCACCGACCATATAATCCACATCTTTTTCGTGGTAATTCATGACATGGAGAATCATAGACGTAATGGTAGTCTTTCCGTGGGAGCCACCAATAACGACACGGGTTTTGTTTTTGGACTGTTCGTAAAGAAATTCAGGGTAGCTATAGATTTTCACATCGAGTTCCTTAGCCTTTAAGAGTTCGGGATTATCGGCTTTGGCGTGCATTCCCAATATAACTGCATCAAGATCCGAAGTGATTTTTTCTGGAAACCATCCTTCTTCTTCGGGCAATAAACCTTTGGTTTTTAAACGTGATTTTGAAGGTTCGAATATTTCATCATCGCTACCAGTTACGACATCTCCTTTTTGATAAAGAGCAAGAGCGAGATTGTGCATGGCACTACCGCCTATGGCTATAAAGTGAATTTT includes:
- a CDS encoding UDP-N-acetylmuramate--L-alanine ligase, with translation MKIHFIAIGGSAMHNLALALYQKGDVVTGSDDEIFEPSKSRLKTKGLLPEEEGWFPEKITSDLDAVILGMHAKADNPELLKAKELDVKIYSYPEFLYEQSKNKTRVVIGGSHGKTTITSMILHVMNYHEKDVDYMVGAQLEGFDTMVKMTDDNDFMVIEGDEYLSSPIDRRPKFHLYKPNIALLSGIAWDHVNVFPTYENYVEQFEIFLNEITNGGSIVYNEEDLEVTRIVEASTNPIKKYPYKTPKYSVKDGITFLETPEGPMPIEIFGGHNLNNLEGARWICQLMGIDADDFYEAIATFKGASKRLEKIAETKTAVAYKDYAHSPSKVKATTDAVKNQYPNRKLIACLELHTYSSLSPDFLKEYRGTLDSADTAVVFYSPQAVMIKQLKEIKQEQIEEAFDRDDLVVFTNPADFKTYLYSQDYENTCLLLMSSGNYGGLNLMDVKDYVEKP
- a CDS encoding cellulose synthase family protein — its product is MIVETIIIFIYSIALIFIFLYALAQLNLLFNYLKARKKHPGTLVFDFSKPEEIPFVTIQLPVYNELYVMERLLDNISEIDYPKQKLEIQVLDDSTDESFGETAKHIERLQQSGLDIKHITRANRNGFKAGALKEGLKTAKGEYIAIFDADFLPKKDWLLKTIPYFKDAEIGVVQTRWGHLNRDYSILTRVQAFALDAHFTLEQVGRNSKGHFINFNGTAGVWRKECILDAGNWEGDTLTEDLDLSYRAQLKKWKFKYLEEVETPAELPVVISAARSQQFRWNKGGAENFQKMAGRVLKSHDLSAKTKIHSFLHLLNSTMFLNILIVAILSIPMLYIKNEYAHLKVYFYVMTFFVISTIIFFICYWFTYKSIYGGGFKDFLKYIGMFFVFFSVAMGFSLHNSIAVIEGHFGKKSEFIRTPKFNLNELNKSWKENIYLSRNISANVIFEGILMLYFAFGMYSAFIVGDQGGDFGLFPFHLMLFLGFGFVFFKSLTSKA